In Labilibaculum sp. DW002, one DNA window encodes the following:
- a CDS encoding efflux RND transporter permease subunit — protein sequence MDGILGILPKDPVPVDAIPDIGENQQIVYTEWPGRSPQDIEDQISYPLTTSLLGIPGVKTIRSNSIFGLSSIYIIFDEEVEFYWSRTRILEKLNSLQSGTLPDDVAPALGPDATALGQIYWYTLEGRDKEGNPAGGWDPHELRSLQDFQVRYALTAAEGVAEVASIGGFVKEYQIDIDPHAMRAHGVNVAQIMAAVKNSNLDVGARTLEFNRVEYLVRALGYIKNLEDLEKSVVTVRNNVPIRLKDIAKINFGPATRRGGLDKGGAEAVGGVVVARYGANPLEAIDNLKAKIAEITPGLPTKTLDDGTVSKVTIVPFYDRTGLIKETLGTLEEAISLEVLISILIVIVLVMNLRASFLISSLLPLGVLITFITMRQFGVDANIVALSGIAIAIGVMVDVGIVFTENIIRHAEAVENIGAKGKKLLEIIYTATTEVAGAVMTALTTTIVSFLPVFAMEAAEGKLFRPLAFTKTFTMLAALLIGLIIIPTLAHLIFSIRFDKNKYSKIWNSLIIVAGIVLSIVSGNYIALALVAYGLNGLFADKWSESKKSWVNLINIAITVVVVVFFLTKAWLPLGAQNSLFANFLFVIALVSIVLGALSLVVISTQEF from the coding sequence TTGGATGGGATACTAGGTATTTTACCAAAAGATCCAGTACCTGTTGATGCTATTCCTGATATTGGAGAAAATCAACAAATTGTATATACTGAATGGCCAGGCCGTTCGCCTCAAGATATCGAAGATCAGATATCTTATCCATTAACAACTTCACTATTGGGAATACCTGGTGTGAAAACCATTCGTAGTAACTCCATTTTTGGTCTGTCGAGTATCTATATCATATTCGATGAGGAAGTGGAGTTTTATTGGAGTAGAACTCGAATTTTAGAGAAATTAAACTCGCTTCAATCAGGTACTTTGCCAGACGATGTCGCTCCAGCTTTAGGTCCTGATGCCACAGCTTTGGGCCAGATTTACTGGTATACTCTCGAAGGTCGAGATAAAGAGGGAAATCCTGCTGGTGGTTGGGATCCGCATGAACTAAGAAGTCTTCAGGACTTTCAAGTTCGTTATGCCCTAACAGCTGCAGAAGGTGTTGCCGAAGTGGCATCAATTGGTGGTTTTGTAAAGGAATATCAAATTGATATAGATCCTCATGCCATGAGAGCACACGGTGTGAATGTGGCTCAGATTATGGCTGCTGTAAAAAACAGTAACCTTGATGTTGGTGCTCGTACCCTTGAGTTCAATCGCGTGGAATACCTGGTGAGAGCCTTGGGCTATATAAAAAATCTAGAAGATCTTGAAAAGTCAGTTGTAACAGTTCGTAATAATGTGCCGATACGATTGAAGGATATCGCTAAAATCAATTTTGGTCCTGCAACGCGTCGTGGTGGTCTTGATAAAGGTGGAGCGGAAGCCGTTGGTGGTGTGGTTGTGGCTCGTTATGGTGCCAATCCTTTGGAGGCAATTGATAATTTAAAAGCGAAGATTGCAGAAATTACTCCAGGTCTACCTACTAAGACCTTAGATGATGGGACAGTTTCGAAAGTAACAATAGTACCTTTCTACGATCGCACCGGACTAATTAAAGAAACACTGGGAACCCTTGAAGAGGCTATATCCTTAGAGGTTTTGATTAGTATCCTGATTGTGATTGTTTTGGTGATGAATCTGAGGGCTTCATTTCTTATATCTTCTTTATTGCCATTAGGGGTTTTAATCACCTTTATTACCATGCGTCAGTTTGGTGTCGATGCCAATATTGTGGCCCTTTCAGGTATTGCTATTGCGATTGGTGTCATGGTGGATGTGGGGATTGTTTTTACGGAGAATATCATTCGGCATGCCGAAGCGGTTGAAAATATTGGAGCTAAAGGCAAAAAACTTTTGGAAATTATTTATACCGCTACAACTGAAGTTGCAGGTGCAGTTATGACAGCCTTAACAACTACTATAGTAAGTTTTCTGCCTGTATTTGCAATGGAGGCAGCCGAAGGAAAACTCTTTAGACCACTTGCTTTTACAAAAACTTTTACCATGCTTGCGGCCCTTTTGATTGGACTTATTATTATTCCAACTCTGGCTCACCTGATTTTTTCAATTCGTTTTGATAAAAACAAATATTCTAAAATTTGGAATAGCCTGATTATTGTGGCAGGTATCGTCTTGTCTATTGTTTCAGGGAACTATATCGCGTTGGCTTTGGTTGCTTATGGTTTAAATGGTTTGTTTGCGGATAAGTGGAGTGAGTCGAAAAAATCATGGGTGAATCTAATCAATATCGCAATTACGGTTGTGGTAGTAGTCTTTTTCCTAACAAAGGCCTGGTTGCCTTTAGGAGCACAAAATAGCTTGTTTGCAAACTTCTTATTTGTAATCGCCTTAGTGTCAATAGTTTTAGGAGCGTTGTCGCTCGTGGTTATTTCTACCCAAGAATTTTAA
- a CDS encoding HYC_CC_PP family protein, which translates to MLKRFGHTLLALVIFVVTTGVTISTHYCGGNVKDVSFLSVTQSCCENPEGCCHDEAYTIKIENDFSISSYTFDFTQFEIVLPILIELIKVEDPIMAKVYSLRNTMPPPKIQTVLSSLQTYRL; encoded by the coding sequence ATGCTAAAAAGATTCGGTCATACATTATTAGCTCTGGTAATATTTGTTGTAACAACAGGTGTTACTATCTCCACGCATTATTGTGGTGGTAATGTAAAAGATGTGTCTTTTTTATCAGTAACTCAATCTTGTTGTGAAAATCCTGAAGGATGTTGCCATGACGAGGCTTATACGATTAAAATTGAAAATGATTTTTCAATTTCATCATATACCTTTGATTTTACTCAATTTGAAATTGTATTGCCAATTTTAATTGAGCTGATTAAGGTAGAAGATCCAATTATGGCTAAAGTGTATTCCTTGAGAAACACAATGCCACCTCCCAAAATTCAAACCGTACTTTCAAGTTTGCAGACTTACAGATTATGA
- a CDS encoding helix-turn-helix domain-containing protein, which yields MKQISIKNMVCPRCITAVKDVLEKLNIQYLKIELGTVLFKNTINELEHNDLKMALKEMGFEFLNDKKAQLIEQIKNEIIKVVHHRESSEQIGNITNHLSNAIGRSYSSLSKLFSEIEGTTIEKYLILQKIEKAKELLFYEELSISEIAYQLNYSSSQHFSKQFKSITGLTPSEFSDNKKTGRNPINEI from the coding sequence ATGAAACAAATTAGTATTAAGAACATGGTGTGCCCTCGATGCATAACTGCGGTAAAAGATGTTCTCGAAAAATTGAATATTCAGTATCTTAAGATTGAACTTGGTACTGTTCTTTTTAAGAATACAATAAACGAATTAGAGCACAATGATCTTAAAATGGCATTAAAGGAGATGGGATTTGAGTTTTTGAACGATAAAAAAGCCCAATTAATTGAGCAGATAAAGAATGAAATAATAAAAGTTGTACATCATAGGGAAAGCTCAGAACAAATTGGAAATATTACTAATCACCTCTCAAATGCCATTGGGAGGAGTTATTCTTCTTTAAGTAAGTTGTTCTCAGAAATTGAAGGAACCACAATTGAAAAGTATCTAATTCTTCAAAAAATAGAGAAAGCGAAGGAATTACTTTTCTATGAAGAATTAAGTATTAGTGAAATTGCTTATCAATTAAATTACAGTTCTAGTCAGCATTTTTCCAAGCAATTCAAGTCCATAACTGGATTGACACCTAGTGAGTTCAGTGATAATAAAAAAACAGGTAGAAATCCAATTAATGAAATTTAA
- a CDS encoding carboxypeptidase regulatory-like domain-containing protein: protein MKILKRICLFIAVLFLPGLLASQTIIGEVKTDPGKEKYKINTVVYIENVDTHFDLPEENPVMNQKELQFLPKILPIVVGSTVDFLNSDDVLHNVFSPDSCVNKFNLGTWKKGEVRSVKYDKIECVSVLLCNVHPEMEAYVIVLQNPFFAITNEEGEFIIENVPPGVYNLKVWNEKLNAKVKQITVGEIEEVIVNFHLKR from the coding sequence ATGAAAATATTAAAAAGAATCTGTTTGTTTATAGCTGTCTTATTTTTGCCTGGCCTTTTGGCTTCTCAAACTATTATTGGGGAAGTAAAGACAGACCCAGGTAAAGAGAAATATAAAATTAATACAGTTGTCTACATTGAGAATGTAGATACTCATTTTGATCTGCCGGAAGAAAATCCAGTAATGAACCAAAAGGAATTACAATTTTTACCCAAAATTCTCCCAATAGTGGTAGGCTCTACTGTTGATTTTTTGAACAGCGACGATGTATTACACAATGTGTTCTCACCTGATTCTTGTGTCAATAAATTCAATCTGGGGACATGGAAGAAAGGTGAAGTACGATCTGTGAAATATGATAAAATTGAGTGCGTTTCTGTCCTCCTTTGCAATGTTCACCCGGAAATGGAGGCCTATGTAATTGTATTGCAGAATCCTTTTTTTGCCATTACCAACGAGGAGGGTGAGTTTATTATTGAGAATGTACCCCCTGGTGTATACAACTTAAAAGTGTGGAACGAAAAACTTAATGCCAAAGTAAAACAAATAACGGTCGGTGAGATTGAAGAAGTAATCGTGAATTTTCATTTGAAAAGATAA
- a CDS encoding sigma-54-dependent transcriptional regulator, with protein sequence MKLKGKSILIADDDKNIRYAFKKTFETQSAIVHQAGTGKEALTMIENENPDLIFLDVDMPELNGLEVIRLLKQNNITIPIVVITGCGTMNTAIKSIQLGAYEYLTKPLDIDKIFVITQRAIEMVSLRKKIKELESQQPGKVNDRELIGQHSGMHEVFKVIGAVTTAPNTLNVLVTGESGTGKELVARAIHNNGSHKDQPFVGVNCSVFSESLLESELFGYEKGAFTGAVERRIGKLEAAGSGTIFLDEISEITKELQVKLLRVLQEREFYRVGGNQLIQVKTRFIASSNRNLEHEVAKGNFRKDLFYRLNVMYINVPPLRDRASDIPLLFDYFIRKYSTRQNKEITGISSDVYDFIYKHNYPGNVRELENIAERAVVMTKGEVIEKSVLNSYYSVKEECQLEFPSLVLSEARKNTIEMFEKQFLHRLLEAAYGKISEAARIAGVDRRTIHRMLKKNDINPNEYKEK encoded by the coding sequence ATGAAACTTAAAGGGAAATCTATATTAATTGCTGATGACGATAAAAATATTCGCTATGCGTTTAAAAAAACTTTTGAGACGCAATCCGCTATTGTTCATCAGGCTGGAACAGGAAAAGAGGCTCTTACCATGATTGAGAATGAAAATCCGGACCTGATCTTTTTAGATGTTGATATGCCAGAATTGAATGGTCTTGAGGTGATTCGACTTTTAAAACAAAACAACATCACGATACCCATAGTGGTAATTACTGGTTGTGGGACTATGAATACAGCCATAAAATCCATACAGTTAGGAGCATACGAATACCTGACAAAACCTCTTGATATCGATAAGATTTTTGTTATTACGCAAAGAGCTATCGAGATGGTTTCTCTTAGAAAAAAAATTAAGGAACTAGAGAGCCAACAACCTGGTAAAGTCAATGACCGGGAACTCATTGGTCAACATTCTGGTATGCATGAAGTATTTAAAGTGATTGGAGCAGTTACCACTGCACCCAATACACTTAATGTATTAGTTACCGGTGAGAGTGGCACAGGAAAGGAGTTGGTTGCACGCGCAATTCATAACAATGGGAGCCATAAAGATCAACCTTTTGTTGGAGTTAATTGTTCAGTTTTCTCGGAAAGTCTGTTGGAAAGTGAACTCTTCGGCTATGAAAAGGGTGCGTTCACTGGAGCCGTAGAAAGAAGAATAGGTAAGTTGGAAGCGGCAGGCTCAGGCACAATATTTTTGGATGAAATCAGTGAGATAACGAAAGAGTTGCAGGTTAAACTTTTAAGGGTATTGCAGGAACGAGAATTCTATCGAGTTGGTGGCAACCAGCTAATCCAAGTAAAAACACGTTTCATAGCTTCTTCCAATAGAAATCTCGAACACGAAGTTGCAAAAGGGAATTTCAGAAAGGATTTGTTCTACAGGTTGAATGTAATGTATATTAATGTTCCTCCATTACGAGACAGGGCATCTGATATTCCTCTCCTTTTTGACTATTTTATACGAAAATATTCCACACGACAGAATAAGGAAATCACCGGAATTTCTAGTGATGTATATGATTTCATATACAAGCACAACTATCCGGGTAATGTTCGTGAGCTTGAAAATATTGCTGAACGGGCAGTTGTAATGACAAAAGGAGAGGTAATTGAGAAATCAGTTTTGAATTCTTATTATTCTGTAAAAGAGGAGTGCCAGTTGGAATTTCCCTCCTTGGTTTTAAGTGAAGCCAGGAAAAATACCATTGAAATGTTTGAAAAGCAATTCCTCCATCGTTTACTCGAAGCTGCCTATGGTAAAATTTCTGAAGCAGCAAGAATTGCAGGCGTTGATAGAAGGACCATTCACAGAATGCTGAAAAAAAATGATATTAATCCAAACGAATACAAAGAAAAGTGA
- a CDS encoding PAS domain-containing sensor histidine kinase — protein MINFNKILHINIRDKFVVAFITLSLLPIIIFGIWGIHSNLRLQREIATNDLNNELKEIKGELEHFFYGLEENIYFLTASNAFETFTQQYNREKGVQRHELVKSLLPEVLTFTRQKDMFYQIKLIDFEGEELFQVVQQNASYHLVPPIDLNQGGSRYYLYVAQQIEPNTATFSPAEIIPIKSSTPIQTICCIYHIQQSDFNGALIIHIKADSFYRIIESSKNLFPRKIMLVDDHGYYVYHSDYKDSWNKLSAFKEQSNLKVDYGQNFTKKIFLNVQDSIFDFDSILVGSARVFETDSEFEQKYNLLIAISKNVIFSEIRSQFFLFASLLSGFVLISFLLALLATKQFVHPIRNLIEKAKFISRGNYSSRVEVETHDEIADLARQFNVMAQSLEKREIEISMHQDMLKKKVKLRTSELETEKNKLQTILDNIPNGILMLDKNGFILSASSVLTTILDQPINGLVGTEYCDAIDCHQDLESGMLNQLFQTGEFKTAAWVHPKDNGEKKYLEHVLIPIYKNGIGESVLAIITDNTRKKNLQDKLIKSEKFAVTGELAVVIAHEVRNSLTSVSMILQLIQRNEELKDTESVEVALDSTKKLESVVNNLLVFARPPLPMKEKRDINQILDFCVKFVRHQMQKDKAEIQIHLDEQLPSLNVDENQVKEAIINLILNGFQAIENSGIIRVISRKEKLQEQMMDLQEINIHDERDFRVEVNEILISKGEEVICIEVEDNGVGIPQELIDRIFDPFFTTKRNGTGLGLPQVKRVANQHGGVLRVRSEYSKGTCFSIYLPIFKK, from the coding sequence ATGATTAATTTTAATAAAATACTCCATATCAATATTCGGGACAAATTTGTTGTAGCATTTATTACTTTATCATTGTTGCCAATTATTATCTTTGGTATCTGGGGAATTCATTCCAATCTTCGATTGCAACGAGAAATTGCAACGAATGATCTTAACAATGAATTGAAAGAGATTAAGGGTGAGTTGGAGCATTTTTTTTATGGTTTGGAAGAGAATATATACTTTTTAACTGCTTCGAATGCATTTGAAACCTTTACTCAGCAATACAATAGGGAGAAAGGCGTCCAACGACATGAATTGGTAAAATCATTACTTCCGGAGGTACTAACTTTTACCCGACAAAAAGATATGTTCTATCAAATTAAACTGATAGATTTTGAGGGAGAAGAATTGTTTCAGGTAGTCCAGCAAAATGCGTCATATCATCTTGTTCCGCCTATTGATCTCAACCAGGGAGGGAGCAGGTATTACCTCTATGTCGCCCAACAGATTGAACCCAATACGGCGACCTTTAGTCCTGCAGAAATAATTCCTATAAAAAGTTCGACACCTATTCAAACCATTTGCTGTATTTACCATATTCAGCAATCGGATTTCAATGGAGCACTAATTATCCATATCAAGGCCGATAGCTTTTATAGAATCATAGAGAGTTCAAAAAACCTTTTCCCACGGAAAATAATGTTGGTAGATGATCATGGGTATTACGTCTATCATTCAGATTATAAGGATTCTTGGAATAAGCTTTCTGCTTTTAAAGAACAATCAAATCTTAAAGTTGATTATGGGCAGAATTTTACTAAGAAAATATTTTTAAACGTTCAAGATAGCATTTTTGATTTCGACTCCATACTTGTGGGGAGTGCTCGCGTATTTGAAACAGATTCAGAGTTTGAGCAAAAATACAACCTTCTGATTGCAATCTCAAAGAACGTGATTTTTTCAGAAATCAGATCTCAGTTTTTCCTCTTTGCTTCTCTTCTTAGTGGATTTGTGCTCATTTCCTTTCTTTTGGCGTTATTAGCCACGAAGCAGTTTGTGCACCCAATCAGAAATTTAATAGAAAAAGCTAAATTCATTTCTAGGGGCAATTATTCCTCACGTGTCGAGGTTGAAACACACGATGAGATAGCGGATTTGGCAAGGCAATTCAATGTGATGGCCCAATCCTTGGAGAAAAGAGAGATAGAGATTAGTATGCATCAGGATATGCTCAAAAAGAAAGTGAAATTGCGAACCTCCGAACTTGAAACAGAAAAGAATAAGTTACAGACAATTCTCGATAATATTCCTAATGGAATTCTTATGCTAGATAAAAATGGATTCATACTTTCAGCCAGTTCTGTGCTAACTACAATTCTGGATCAACCTATAAACGGTCTGGTGGGTACGGAATATTGTGATGCTATCGATTGTCATCAAGATTTGGAAAGTGGTATGCTGAACCAACTTTTTCAAACTGGTGAATTTAAGACTGCAGCCTGGGTTCACCCAAAAGATAATGGTGAAAAAAAATACCTCGAACATGTTTTGATCCCTATTTATAAAAACGGAATAGGGGAGAGTGTTTTGGCAATAATTACGGATAACACCAGAAAGAAAAATCTTCAAGACAAATTGATTAAAAGTGAGAAATTTGCCGTTACAGGTGAGTTAGCTGTCGTAATTGCCCATGAGGTAAGAAACTCTCTTACTTCTGTAAGCATGATTTTACAGTTGATCCAAAGAAATGAAGAGCTTAAGGATACAGAATCCGTTGAAGTAGCCCTTGACTCCACAAAAAAATTGGAGAGTGTTGTAAATAATTTGTTGGTTTTTGCTCGTCCTCCATTGCCAATGAAAGAAAAACGGGATATTAATCAAATACTTGATTTTTGTGTAAAATTTGTTCGTCATCAAATGCAAAAAGATAAAGCTGAAATTCAAATTCATTTGGATGAACAACTCCCATCTTTGAATGTGGATGAAAATCAGGTAAAAGAGGCCATAATTAATTTGATTTTAAATGGATTTCAGGCAATTGAAAACAGTGGTATCATTAGGGTGATTTCGCGTAAAGAAAAGCTACAGGAACAGATGATGGACTTACAGGAAATAAATATCCACGATGAAAGAGATTTCAGAGTAGAGGTAAATGAAATTCTTATTTCCAAGGGAGAAGAAGTAATTTGTATAGAGGTAGAGGATAATGGAGTAGGGATTCCTCAGGAACTTATCGATAGAATTTTTGATCCCTTTTTTACCACTAAAAGAAATGGGACAGGTCTAGGATTGCCACAAGTAAAAAGAGTTGCCAATCAACATGGCGGGGTACTTAGGGTTCGTTCTGAGTATTCTAAGGGCACCTGTTTTTCAATTTATTTACCCATTTTTAAAAAATAA